A stretch of the Uranotaenia lowii strain MFRU-FL chromosome 3, ASM2978415v1, whole genome shotgun sequence genome encodes the following:
- the LOC129756054 gene encoding transmembrane emp24 domain-containing protein 1, which yields MNKLVQLIVLLVVFSRSIECLQKEMTIIVPPGGKDCFHESGLAGQTVDIEYQVIDGSHGDLDISFDLNDSTGRLIFADYKKSDNIHRYKLPHDTELQFCFNNEFSRINSKTVFFEIILENEDEDAGWSNFDILEGLSPDEFYDMKVQDIEDIIKRVRNNLTKARQFQDMLRSHEARDRNVAEENYFKVNTWSFFQIIIMVGVGFCQVIMVKSLFDTESKAHKLWRKS from the exons ATGAATAAACTA gTTCAATTAATTGTGCTCCTAGTAGTCTTTTCCCGGAGCATCGAATGTTTGCAGAAGGAAATGACTATTATTGTTCCTCCGGGAGGGAAGGACTGTTTTCACGAAAGTGGTCTTGCTGGGCAAACGGTTGATATCGAATACCAAGTGATCGATGGATCTCATGGAGATTTGGACATAAGTTTCGATTTAAACGATTCTACCGGGCGATTGATCTTTGCCGATTACAAGAAGTCGGACAATATTCACCGGTACAAACTGCCACATGATACGGAGCTACAGTTCTGTTTCAACAATGAATTCAGCCGAATCAACAGCAAAACGGTGTTTTTTGAAATCATCCTGGAAAACGAAGACGAAGATGCTGGATGgagtaattttgatattttggagGGCTTATCGCCAGACGAGTTTTacgatatgaaggtgcaggaTATTGAGGATATTATCAAA cgCGTTCGCAACAATCTCACAAAAGCGCGTCAGTTCCAAGATATGCTCCGTTCACACGAGGCCCGTGATCGGAATGTGGCCgaggaaaattatttcaaggTAAACACGTGGTCTTTCTTTCAGATTATCATTATGGTTGGTGTAGGATTTTGCCAAGTGATAATGGTAAAAAGCCTCTTCGATACAGAATCTAAAGCGCACAAGCTATGGAGAAAATCGTAA